Proteins co-encoded in one Gossypium arboreum isolate Shixiya-1 chromosome 11, ASM2569848v2, whole genome shotgun sequence genomic window:
- the LOC108468702 gene encoding agamous-like MADS-box protein AGL104, with the protein MGRVKLQIKRIENDTNRQVTFSKRRNGLIKKAYELSILCDIEIALIMFSPSGRVSHFSGKKRIEDVLSRYINLPDQDRGCLVRNKEILLSTLKKLQAEHDFVLQLASSTTNTTTNSNVEELQREINNLRQQIQLAEEQLRVYEPEPSTLTSMAEFESCEKSLEQVLTRITQRKNYLMTSHLSSFTDPSSVQMYLDAQEGMPNSFGNDMVGWLPDNGQSQNPTQYCAGSESPCIPVRNQSSMNTMYDPMGHGTNMSEMGGCHVTTTSSNDGLPSWHHNYSSTELLSAFMSSPTSFPLIKVDTF; encoded by the exons ATGGGTCGTGTTAAACTTCAAATTAAAAGAATCGAGAATGATACCAATCGACAAGTCACATTCTCCAAACGTAGAAATGGACTAATCAAGAAAGCTTATGAGCTTTCCATCCTTTGCGACATCGAAATTGCTCTCATCATGTTCTCACCTTCTGGTCGTGTCAGTCATTTTTCAGGCAAAAAAAG AATTGAAGATGTGCTTAGCCGATACATAAATTTACCTGATCAAGATAGAGGATG CTTGGTACGGAATAAAGAG ATTTTGCTAAGCACCTTGAAGAAACTTCAAGCTGAACATGATTTTGTTCTTCAACTTGCAAG TTCTACTACAAATACTACCACTAACTCAAATGTTGAG GAACTTCAACGGGAAATCAATAATTTACGACAACAAATACAATTGGCTGAGGAGCAATTAAG GGTGTATGAGCCTGAGCCTTCAACACTCACATCAATGGCCGAGTTTGAATCGTGCGAGAAGAGCCTTGAACAAGTTTTAACACGTATTACTCAAAGAAAG AATTATCTCATGACGAGTCATTTATCCTCTTTCACTGATCCATCCAGTGTACAG ATGTACTTGGATGCACAAGAAGGGATGCCAAACTCATTTGGAAATGACATGGTGGGTTGGTTGCCAGACAATGGACAATCCCAAAACCCAACTCAGTATTGTGCAGGATCTGAATCTCCTTGCATTCCTGTTAG gaatcaatcatcaatgaatacgatgTATGACCCGATGGGACATGGAACAAACATGAGTGAAATGGGGGGTTGCCATGTCACCACCACCTCAAGTAACGATGGTCTTCCATCATGGCATCACAACTACAGTTCAACGGAGCTCCTTTCTGCTTTCATGTCCTCTCCTACATCATTCCCTCTTATTAAGGTAGATACTTTTTAA